In Solirubrobacterales bacterium, the DNA window CAACGGCGACAAGATCAAGGACCCCTACAACCCGGTCGATGCGATCTGCGCTGCCGCCAGCTACCTCAAGATCGCCGGCTACGCGGAAGACCCCCGCAAGGCGATCTTCGCGTACAACCACGCCGACTGGTACGTCAACGACATCCTGCAGCACGCCGCGGCCTACGGCAAGATCCCGACCGAGGTGATCACCGCCCTGACCGGCCTCACCGAGGGAGCACGCTTCCCGGTCGCAGCCGAAGCCACCTACGCCGACCAGATCTCGACCGACGAGGCAAAGCGCAAGGGACTGGCCTCCCAGAACGTGGAGTCCTCGGGCGACCGGGACTCGATCGAGATCTCCGCCGGGGCAGGCTCGCCGGTGATCGCGGTCAACGACGGTGTGGTCAGCGAGATCGACCCGACCGGGGGGACGGTCACGATCACCGACGCCTACGGCAACCGTTACTCATACGCCAGGCTGGGCTCGATCGCCAGCGTCCATCCGGTGCCCCGGGAGCGTCGACCGAAATCGACCAAGGGGACCGATCTGCCGGACCCGGGTGACGGTGCCGCCGAGGCAGCCGACCAGATGGGCACGGCCAAGGCCAACGACCGCCCTGACCGATCCGCCGATTCAGACACTGACCCTCAAGCAGAGGTTGATGCTCCGGTCGGTGACCGGTCCGAAGTCCTGGTCGATCCCGACGCCGCGGACCGGGCGGCCGATGCCGCCGCCGACGGCGGGGCTCCGGCCGACCCCGGCTCGGGTTCCTCGCCGGTTGCCGCGGCAAGGGAGCGCCGCTCGGCCCAGGGCGATCTCGCCCGGACCAGCGAGCCGGTGACCGAGAGCCGCAACACCGAGAACTCCCGCGGACGGGTGTACGCCAACCCCCTGCGGCCCCAGAACCAGAAGCGGGCCGAAGTTGACGGACGCTCGACCAGCGCACCCGTTTCCGGTGGATCCGGGGGATCCGGGACCGGAGTCGACGGCAAACCGGGCGACTACGTGATCTACGACGGCAGCAAGGCCGGGATCTACCGGTTCGACCAGGAGACTGCCGAGCTGCAGCCACTCAAGAAGGGTTCCCGGGTGATCGCCGGCACGGTGCTCGGACGACTCGCCGAGACCGGCGGCCAGGCGGCAATCGAGTTCTCGATCCAGCCCGGCGGGGAGAGCTCCCCGAAGATCGACCCCAAGCCCTTCCTCGACGGCTGGCGGCTCCTGGCCGAAACCAACATCTACAACGCCAAGGGCGGCAACCGGTTCGCCGACCGGCTCGGTGTCGGCGGGGTCCTGCTGCTCTCCAAGCCGGCCCTCCAGCGCCGGATCCTTTCCGATCCCGGACTCGACATCTACGAGTGTGGTCGTCAGGACATCGCCTCCGGGTTCACCGACCGGCGGATCCTCGCGATGCTGGCCTTCCTCCGGGAGCGCGGCTTCACGATGATGATCACCTCCCTGACCTGCGGTCACGGCGTCAACACCAGCTCCGGGAACGTCTCGGAGCACACCACCGGCGGGGCGGTCGACATCGCGGCCTTCAACGGACAGGTCGTGACCTCGGCCACCCAGGGTCCGGGGACCTACATCGACCAGGCGGCCCGGGCGGTGATGAGCCTCCAGGGGGCGATGACCCCGCATCAGGTGATCTCGCTGGCCGACTACGGCAACGGGATCGGTTTCGCGATGGGCGACCACGACGACCACCTGCACGTCGGCTACGCGCCGACCGCGACCGGCGGCCGTCCCGGTGCCCCGCTCGCCACGCTCGGGGCACGCCAGTGGAAGCGCCTGACCGACCGCCTCGGGGAGATCGAGAACCCCGACGTCCCCACCGCCCCGTCCCGCAACTCGCTTCCGGCCGACAAGTCCGAAGCAGACAAGTAGCCCATCGATACCTTCTTCGGTTTCATCCAGTGTGAGCTGCCCGGCTCACTTGCCCTGGATGACGGCCGCTATCTCGACCGGGGTCCGGGAGGACCGTACGTGCTGGGCATCGAAACCGAAGGGGCGCTGCCGCCACCCCGACGCAAGCGTCGGCGTCCCCGCGGTGTCGATCCGGCCCGCGGACCGGTTGCGGTCCCGCTGACTGTCACAACCGTGGTGTTTGCCGCGGAACCACTGGCCGCGGACGGCGCCGCAGAGTGGCTCCGGGCCGGATCCTCCGACCCCCGGACCGGCGAGCTGATCGAGACCGCCCTTGCCGTCCTCGAACGCGGGCTGGCCGTCGCTGCCGCGACCACCGGAAGGGCGATCGGTGAACCACCGGGACCGGAACAGATCCTGGCGGCCCGGATCGGGTACGGCGAGGGTGAGCGGGTGTACGAGGGCCGCTACGCCGAGGCGCTGGAGATCGATCCCGCCTCGAACAGCATGAGCGCCCGCAGTCGGCGTCTGGAACGGATCGTGCCGCTCTCCCGGATGGCCGGGATCCTCGGTGGACGGGACCGCCTCCCGGCCTGCGAGGTGATGGTGCCCCGAGTCAGAGCCGATCTCGACGGGGGGCGATTCCTCCCGGCCGCGCTCACGATCGGTGAGGCCGTCCGGGCAACCGTCGCCGAACTGGAGTTTGCGCTCGAGAGTCCCGATCACGAGCAGGACATGGACCGGCTGGCGGAGCTCCTCCCCGACCTGCTGCGGATGCCCTCTGAGCTGCTCGTCGAAGGCGAAGAGGGGGCTGGAGCCGCCCTCGAGGAGCAGTTCAGGCCAGCGGTCGAAGCGGCTCTGGAGCTAGCCGAGCGAGTGATCCGTCGCTACCGGATCAGCTCCCAGTAGCGCCCGTGAGCCAAAGTCCGCCCGGATCGGTCGGGGATCGACTAGTTTAGGCGCATGGCTCCGAACGGTTCGCCGGGGGCGATCACCCCGCGGGAAGCCTCGATCTTCGCCGCGGCCGCGGACGCACTGCTGGCCCCGGAACCCCGTCTGCCCCCGGTCCACGAGACCGACCTGGTCGACGGTTTCGACGACTGGATGGGCCACGCTCCGTCACTGAACCGGCACACGGTGAAGCTGGGCCTCTATCTGCTCGAGATCGCGCCACTGCCGATTCACGGCAAACGCTTCCGGACGCTCGACCGGCAGCGTCGGCTGGCCTTCCTGTCGCCGAAGTCGGGCTGGCGTCCCGCCCTGCTGATCACCCTGGTCGACACGCTGCGGATGGTCGCGGCAACCGCCTACTTCGCGGACGACCGGGTCGCCCGACAACTCGGATATGACGCCGACTTCAGGGTTGCGCGGGGCCGGATGCTGCGCGCCGAGGAAGGTCGCCCTTGAATCCCACCGCAACCCGTCCGACCACCGGTGACGCCTACCGGGACGGCCGGGACGCCTTCCGGCCGTCCGAAGTGCGGATCCGGAGCGGGGCCGGGATCACCGACAGCCTCCGCCTTCAGGCCGACGTCTGTGTGATCGGCACCGGCGCCGGGGGCGCAGTCGCCGCCAAGGAACTGGCCGAGGGCGGTCTCGAAGTGATCATGCTCGAGGAGGGGGAGCACCACGTCACCGACAGTTTCACGGCCCGGCCCCGTGAAATGATGGCCCGCCTTTATCGCGACGCCGGCCAGACCGTGACCCTCGGCAATGCTCCGGTTCTGCTGCCCCAGGGCCGGGCGGTCGGTGGCACCACACTGATCAACTCCGGCACCTGTTTCCGCACCCCGGAGCCCGTCCTCGCCGCCTGGCAGGAGGGTTTCGGCCTGCCGATCGACGCCGGGGAGATGGACCCCTACTTCCGCCGGGTTGAACGGGTGATCAACGTGGCTCAGGTTCCGGCCGATATCGCGGGCCGCAACACGCAGGTGGTCAAGCGCGGGGCCGACGCGCTCGGCTGGTCCGGTGACTACCTGTACCGGAACGCCCGTGGCTGCGTCGGCTCCGGGGTCTGCCCGGCGGGCTGCCCCACCGCCGCCAAGCAGCACACCGGGATCACCTACGTGGCAAGGGCGTGGGACGCCGGCGCGATCACCTGCACCGGCTGTCGGGCCGACCGGATCCTGATCAGGTCCGGAGCGGTGCGCGGCGTCGAGGCAGAGACCTCCGGCGGCGGCCGGCTCACGGTCGAGGCCGAGACCGTGATCGTCGCCGGCGGGGCAGT includes these proteins:
- a CDS encoding lytic murein transglycosylase; the protein is MPLAFLLFSAPAQGADETELLGPPAPGQSTVKPAAAPPKSPGTPTTVDPGQTPTPTPTPTPTPPPAEPPAPGGDDGDTPPPPDTIIPDDPQPDSADGAGGTSPDDTPSTDPLRVSPLSVPNFLIDKFEIPPFLLPIYQACGTEYGIPWTVLAAINRIETGFGTNLSTSYAGALGWMQFLDSSWKMFGVDANGDKIKDPYNPVDAICAAASYLKIAGYAEDPRKAIFAYNHADWYVNDILQHAAAYGKIPTEVITALTGLTEGARFPVAAEATYADQISTDEAKRKGLASQNVESSGDRDSIEISAGAGSPVIAVNDGVVSEIDPTGGTVTITDAYGNRYSYARLGSIASVHPVPRERRPKSTKGTDLPDPGDGAAEAADQMGTAKANDRPDRSADSDTDPQAEVDAPVGDRSEVLVDPDAADRAADAAADGGAPADPGSGSSPVAAARERRSAQGDLARTSEPVTESRNTENSRGRVYANPLRPQNQKRAEVDGRSTSAPVSGGSGGSGTGVDGKPGDYVIYDGSKAGIYRFDQETAELQPLKKGSRVIAGTVLGRLAETGGQAAIEFSIQPGGESSPKIDPKPFLDGWRLLAETNIYNAKGGNRFADRLGVGGVLLLSKPALQRRILSDPGLDIYECGRQDIASGFTDRRILAMLAFLRERGFTMMITSLTCGHGVNTSSGNVSEHTTGGAVDIAAFNGQVVTSATQGPGTYIDQAARAVMSLQGAMTPHQVISLADYGNGIGFAMGDHDDHLHVGYAPTATGGRPGAPLATLGARQWKRLTDRLGEIENPDVPTAPSRNSLPADKSEADK
- a CDS encoding GMC family oxidoreductase — encoded protein: MNPTATRPTTGDAYRDGRDAFRPSEVRIRSGAGITDSLRLQADVCVIGTGAGGAVAAKELAEGGLEVIMLEEGEHHVTDSFTARPREMMARLYRDAGQTVTLGNAPVLLPQGRAVGGTTLINSGTCFRTPEPVLAAWQEGFGLPIDAGEMDPYFRRVERVINVAQVPADIAGRNTQVVKRGADALGWSGDYLYRNARGCVGSGVCPAGCPTAAKQHTGITYVARAWDAGAITCTGCRADRILIRSGAVRGVEAETSGGGRLTVEAETVIVAGGAVQTPVLLMRQGLVDRSGQLGRNLTVHPATAVLALMDEIVDLATGVPQSYYVDEFAGEGIMLEGAAGPPEYVAALIPDSGEAHRDLMLEYPHIAEFGGMVSEVSRGRIDLVGGQPFVRYDLLPPDVESLGRVVELLVRLFTAAGARRLMLPLRRLPTVSPGDHAAIRSSRPRASDFKLMAFHPLGTARAHVDPDRGVVDGNLAVHGIDGLYIADGSVVPTPLGVNPQQTIMALANRLACHLLASPPPDDEPEPEQIAKPKTKEMKDVLSR